The genome window GGAAACTTTTCTTGAAGTTTCTTAAAGGTAGGAAATATAGATTAATTATAATTTAAAAAGGAAAAAAATTCTTATCAGAATTATAATCAAGAGAGGATTAATTATGAATGATGTTCTGTCAATATTGGGCTTTATGGATGTTTTCACTGGCAGTAAAAAAGGTTCTCTAAAGTATTATGAGAAAAAACTCCATGAGTTTCAAGAACAAGAAGCCGAGACATTAATTGATATTGGTGTCATTTATTTAGAAAAAAATGACATGAAAAATGCTTTGAAAAACTTTAATGATGCTTTAAATGCTTACAAGAAACTTAAATATCATGAAGGAGTAGCTTATACACTTGATCTAATTGGTGACACCTATTTGTCTGCTAGAAATTGTGAAATGGCTCTAAAAAATTATAAACAATCACGGGAAATTTATGCTAGTATGGGTTCTCATTTAGAAGATGAAATGAGTGAAAAAATCGATGAAGTAGGTCAAATAAATGATTCCATGGATATTGATGCTGATTTAGTAGATTTTGGAGAAGATAATAACTCAGTTCATCAGAAAGAATATTTTGATGGCGATTATTTTGATGAAGATCCCTTGGATGATGCAAATACTACTGGTGAAATTTTAGATGGCTCTTCTAAATCTGAGAAGATATCTATGAAAAAGATTGCCAAAAAGTTAGAAGAATCGATAATGCTTCTTGAAAATTCTGATACTTATTCAATTTACTATAAAGATTCTAAAGATGAGGGCATGGAATACCTTAAAGAGGCATTATTAACTGCGGAAGTGATTGATGATACTGAAGGGCAGGCTACTCTTCATTTAATGATAGGGGATAATGATTTAAAGGAAAAAAATACATCTCAAGCTTTAAATCACTTTGACCAAGCACGGAAACTCTTTGAAAAAAACAGTAATAAAAAAGGTAAAGCTATTGCCATGCTTTTGATGGGTGCTGTTTTTTTTGTTTTGGATGAAAAAGAAGAAATGTATGATTTATTTAAAACCTCTTTCAATTTATTTCATGATATTAACTATAAACAAGGAGAAAACGTTGCCAAAGATCTTTTAGGGATGCTTTCTAATTAATAAATAATTCATGATGGTTTAATATTCCTGTCAAAAATAAATATTAATTATTTAAATTATCATTATTAGAAAATTTATTAATTATGGTCTAATATAGAAAAATCTTTTATAAAAAGGATACAATATAATATTATATTAAATTTCTATATTGCTATCATTATTAATATCGAGGTGAAAAAATGGAGAAAAAAGAGAATGTGATTAGACTCATCGAATCTTTACAGGAAGATGATGAACACGTTAGAGTGCAGGTTATTGAGCTTTTAGAAGAAATTGGAAATCCTGCTGTTGATCCACTTATTGAAGCCCTTGATAGTCCGAATAAATATGTTAGAATGGGTGCTGCTAAGGCTTTAGGGGTTATTGGTGATTCTAAAGCTATTGGACCATTGATTAAAACTTTAAAAGATGACAATAAGTGGGTTCGCCGAGATGCTTCAGGTGCTTTGGCTCAAATGGGAACTGATGCTGCTGAACCTTTGATAAATATTCTTTCAGATGATGATTGGAAAGTCAGAGGCGCGGCTACTTGGGCTTTAGGTAATATTAAAGATTCTAGGGCAGTTGAACCTTTAATTGGTGTTTTAAATGATGAAAGTGGATTCGTAAGGGGTGGTGCTACCTGGGCTTTAGGTAATATCGGTGGTGAAAAAGCTGAAATTGCTTTAAAAGAAGTTGCTAAGGGTGAAGGAACATATACTAAAAAAGTTGCTTCTAATTATTTAAATAAAGATGATAACTAATTATTTTTATCATCTTAATTTTAATTTATTATATTATCTTATTTGAGCCCTAATGGCTTTTTAAATTTTTAATTTGTTTAAAGTACCTAATTTTCAGGGCTAAATAAAATTAAGATTAATTTATAAATTTCTATTATTTATTGGGCATTATTATTAAATATCTAACTCATCTTAATTTACTAAATTTATAGATAATAACTTAATTAACCTAAGCAGGTGTTTATTTGAAAGTAAGTGTAATTGGAGCTTCAGGAAAGGTTGGAAGTTCAGCTGCCTTTTGTTTGGCAGAGGAATATTCACTCAGAGAGTTGGTCCTTGTTTCTAGAGAAGAAAGTTTAGATAAGATTAAAGGGGAAGCTATGGACATGTATGATGCTTTAGCAGCAAAAGATGTTCATGTTGATATTAAATCAACTAGTAATCTGGAAGATTTGGCTGGTTCTAATATTATTGTTTTGACATCAGGTGTTGCTCGAAAAGAAGGCATGTCCAGGATGGATTTGGCTATTCCTAATGCTAAAATTGTTGCAAAATATGCGAAAGCAGTTGCTAAATATGCTCCCGATTCTATATTGCTTGTAGTGAGTAATCCTGTGGATATAATGACTCATGTGGCTTTAAAAGCTTCTGGAATGGATAAAAATCGAGTTATTGGTTTGGGAAATCACCTGGACTCTTTGCGTCTTAAAACTTTCATTGCCCGCCACTTCAATATAAATGTTAGTGAAGTAAGATCCAGGGTTATTGGAGAACATGGGGCAAATATGGTTCCTCTTTTAAGTTCAACATCTATTGGTGGTATTTTACTCAAATATTTCTCTAATTATCATGATTTTGATATGGGGAATATTATAGGGAAGGTTAAAAGTGCAGGGGAAGAAGTAATTATTAGAAAAGGAGCAACTGAATTTGGCCCAGCCTATGCAATTTCTAATATTGTAACTACCATCTTAAATGATCAAAAAAGAATTTTAACAGTAAGCGCTTACCTTGATGGTGAAATTGAGGGTGTTAAAGGTGTATGTCTGGGAGTACCTGCTAAAGTCGGTGCGAAGGGTATCGAAGAGATCATTCCTATAAAAATGAGTGATTATGAAATTAAAGCTTTTCTTAAAGCTGCTGATGTGGTTAAATCTTTAACTGATGATGTTTTTAAAGCGGCAGACATATAATTATTTATTTTTTTTATTTAATTTATATTTGATATTAAATACGCGGATATCAATATACTATTTTTCTTAAATCTCCATTAGAATAATATCTTTTTTCCATAAAGGGACTGACTAACTTAATTTGAATAATGTTTAAAAAAATTTATTATTTTTTGATTTTAAGTTTATTCATATGGCAATTTAAGTATACTTACTCTAGAAAAACGATACTTTCTATGTATTTTGTTTACTAAATGCTTTAAAAATGGAAGGAAATATTTATATCATCGTTCAGTTATACTGTATTTAATTAACATATTTCTGAACATTGTACATTAATACTGAAATATAGAAATCAAAATTCAAAAAATAACTCTAGTCGGCAATGATTTTCCGGTAGCTTTATATAATATAATTTGAATAATATCTCATTACTTAGATTATGATTTTTTAAAATTACAGCTTATCTCTATCCATAATAGGTAAAGTTCATTCATAATCTTAAAAAAAACCCAGTAAACTTAATAAAGGAGCAAAAATGATACGAATTGGAATCTTAAATTTGCAGGGAGATGTTTCAGAGCATTTTCAGATTGCTCAGAAAGCTCTGGAAAATCTGAAAGTTGAATACCAGTTACTGAATGTGAGAACGGCTGAAGATGCTTCTCAATGTAATGGAATAATAATATCTGGTGGAGAAAGCACTGTCATTGGTAAATTGATGGTGGAAAATGGAATAAAAGATATTATAATTCAAAATAAGATTCCAGTTTTTGGAACTTGTGCTGGAATGGTGCTATTGGCCAAAGAAACTGATTATGAACAACCTTTGTTAGAGTTAATGGATATGAAAGTCAAAAGAAATGCTTTTGGCCGTCAAAAAGATTCTTTTGAGCAAGAAATAGAGATATTAGGTGGAAAATATACTGGAGTTTTCATCCGAGCCCCGGCCATAGAAAAAGTAGGGGAAGATGTTCAGATAATTTCTAAAATTGATGATATAATTATTGGGGTGAAGCAGGGGAAAAATATGGCCCTGGCATTTCATCCAGAACTTACTGAAGATACTAGATTACATGAATACTTTATAAAGGAGGTATTATAGTGTGTGGAATTGCAGGCGTAGTTTATAAAGATAAAAAGCTTCACCCCGTGGGAAGCGACATGACAAAAATGCTAAATGCTCTACAACACAGAGGCCCTGATTCTGCAGGGTTTTCTCTATATGGTGGATTAGGCCTTGAAGATAACGAGTATTTACTTAATATTGAAGTTAAAGAAAGACCAGGACTAATTGAATCTGTTAAAGAAATAGTGGAATTTGTTAGTCCTATTAAATCTGAAGAAATAATTCCTTCTGTGGAAAATTTCAACATCTATCGATGTAAAATTTCTCTGAATGAATTTTCCCAGTTAAAACCCCTGATTATGGATATTGACAAACTGGAAGATGTCATGGTACTTAATGGTAGTCATTCATTTGAAATGATTAAAGACGTAGGCTCTGTCTTAGAAATTGCGGATAGATATGACACCTGGTCAAAAATGGGAACTCATGCTATTGGCCACACTCGATTTTCCACTGAAAGTCTGGTAGATAGATATCACGCTCACCCTTTCCAGACTTACATTATACCAGATATCACGGTGGTCCACAACGGCCAGATAACTAACTACTGGAAAATAAGGGACCCTCTGGAACGTAAAGGACACATATTTGAAACTAATAATGATACGGAATGCATTGTGCATTATGTGGCCGATAAACTGGACAATGGATACTCATTAGAGGAAGCTCTAGAACAATCTGTTAAAGACATGGATGGGCCTTTTTCTTATATTATA of Methanobacteriales archaeon HGW-Methanobacteriales-1 contains these proteins:
- a CDS encoding PBS lyase is translated as MEKKENVIRLIESLQEDDEHVRVQVIELLEEIGNPAVDPLIEALDSPNKYVRMGAAKALGVIGDSKAIGPLIKTLKDDNKWVRRDASGALAQMGTDAAEPLINILSDDDWKVRGAATWALGNIKDSRAVEPLIGVLNDESGFVRGGATWALGNIGGEKAEIALKEVAKGEGTYTKKVASNYLNKDDN
- a CDS encoding malate dehydrogenase, whose product is MKVSVIGASGKVGSSAAFCLAEEYSLRELVLVSREESLDKIKGEAMDMYDALAAKDVHVDIKSTSNLEDLAGSNIIVLTSGVARKEGMSRMDLAIPNAKIVAKYAKAVAKYAPDSILLVVSNPVDIMTHVALKASGMDKNRVIGLGNHLDSLRLKTFIARHFNINVSEVRSRVIGEHGANMVPLLSSTSIGGILLKYFSNYHDFDMGNIIGKVKSAGEEVIIRKGATEFGPAYAISNIVTTILNDQKRILTVSAYLDGEIEGVKGVCLGVPAKVGAKGIEEIIPIKMSDYEIKAFLKAADVVKSLTDDVFKAADI
- the pdxT gene encoding pyridoxal 5'-phosphate synthase glutaminase subunit PdxT → MIRIGILNLQGDVSEHFQIAQKALENLKVEYQLLNVRTAEDASQCNGIIISGGESTVIGKLMVENGIKDIIIQNKIPVFGTCAGMVLLAKETDYEQPLLELMDMKVKRNAFGRQKDSFEQEIEILGGKYTGVFIRAPAIEKVGEDVQIISKIDDIIIGVKQGKNMALAFHPELTEDTRLHEYFIKEVL
- a CDS encoding glutamine amidotransferase → MCGIAGVVYKDKKLHPVGSDMTKMLNALQHRGPDSAGFSLYGGLGLEDNEYLLNIEVKERPGLIESVKEIVEFVSPIKSEEIIPSVENFNIYRCKISLNEFSQLKPLIMDIDKLEDVMVLNGSHSFEMIKDVGSVLEIADRYDTWSKMGTHAIGHTRFSTESLVDRYHAHPFQTYIIPDITVVHNGQITNYWKIRDPLERKGHIFETNNDTECIVHYVADKLDNGYSLEEALEQSVKDMDGPFSYIIGTPNGVGIAKDQLGLRPGVMSENDDVFAIASEEVSLREVMDTQNVEQISPGEVRVYEI